The Flammeovirgaceae bacterium genome contains a region encoding:
- the mrdA gene encoding penicillin-binding protein 2, which produces MNEGRKEIIRALVVLTGLVFLVKLFFIQIVDDRYAQLADSNSILKEVEYPFRGLIYDRNGKLLVYNSPEYDLLIVRKEIGNFDSAAFCKVFDLTRDELRAKFKELRARKEYSPVKPTVFIRQLSNYDFAKIQEHIDEFPGFYIQPRTTRAYTTRSLANALGYVSEISKTQLENDSTKIYRQGDYIGQSGIEAQYEHVLRGKRGVRFKLRNVSGIEKGSFKNGEFDTLSVPGNDLVTTIDLDLQEYGEQLLKGKVGSLVAIEPSTGEILSMISGPSYDPTLLTGRKFSSNFLLVSSDTTKPLFTRPLMAMYPPGSIFKIVQTLIGLQEGVLHPDTRFPCDRSVVNCHDHPNPCDLHMAVQYSCNPYFHQAFRRIINQNKSPNTFIDSRIGLENWHRYVTRFGLGQPLGVDLPSEKSGQMPSSTLYNRIYGEGRWKFSTIYSLAIGQGEMLITPVQMANLAAIMANKGYYFTPHLVKEIRGSEQQPAVTKHETGIKPEYFTFVQDAMSDAIYGTAQRAVIPGIELCGKTGTAQNPHGYDHSVFMAFAPKDNPKIAIAVYVENAGWGGRAAASIASLMIERYLTGEVKRLALQDYVLKGDFLDKVTKTPSTE; this is translated from the coding sequence ATGAACGAAGGGAGAAAAGAAATTATCCGCGCCCTTGTGGTATTAACCGGGCTGGTATTCCTGGTTAAGTTATTCTTCATTCAGATAGTTGACGACCGTTATGCGCAACTGGCCGACAGCAATTCCATTTTAAAAGAGGTGGAGTACCCTTTTCGCGGATTAATTTACGATCGGAACGGGAAGTTATTGGTATATAACTCACCGGAATATGACCTGCTGATTGTTAGAAAGGAGATTGGCAATTTTGATTCTGCTGCCTTTTGTAAGGTATTCGATTTGACCCGTGATGAATTGCGCGCAAAATTCAAAGAACTGCGCGCCCGAAAAGAATACTCACCCGTAAAACCCACTGTGTTTATCCGCCAGTTATCGAATTACGATTTTGCCAAAATTCAGGAACACATTGATGAGTTCCCCGGCTTTTACATCCAACCCCGTACCACGCGCGCATACACCACCCGCTCCTTGGCTAATGCCCTGGGCTATGTCAGCGAAATCAGCAAAACACAACTGGAAAACGACTCAACAAAAATTTACCGCCAGGGCGACTACATCGGGCAAAGCGGAATTGAGGCACAGTATGAACATGTGCTGCGCGGCAAACGGGGTGTTCGGTTTAAACTGCGTAATGTAAGTGGCATTGAAAAGGGATCATTTAAAAATGGCGAATTCGATACCCTTTCTGTACCCGGCAACGATTTGGTTACCACCATTGACCTTGATCTGCAGGAATATGGTGAACAACTGCTCAAAGGCAAGGTGGGTAGCCTCGTAGCCATTGAGCCGTCAACGGGCGAAATACTATCGATGATTTCAGGTCCTTCGTATGATCCGACTTTGCTGACGGGCCGGAAGTTCAGTTCTAATTTTTTGCTTGTGAGCAGCGACACCACCAAGCCATTGTTTACCCGGCCGCTGATGGCCATGTATCCGCCCGGTTCGATATTTAAAATTGTGCAGACATTAATCGGGTTGCAGGAAGGTGTGTTGCACCCGGATACCCGTTTTCCGTGCGACCGCTCCGTGGTGAATTGTCATGACCACCCCAACCCGTGCGACCTGCACATGGCCGTACAGTATTCGTGCAACCCGTATTTTCACCAGGCCTTCAGGCGCATTATCAATCAGAATAAATCGCCAAATACATTCATTGATTCGCGCATCGGGCTTGAAAACTGGCACCGCTATGTTACCCGTTTCGGTTTAGGGCAACCACTGGGTGTTGACTTGCCCAGCGAAAAGAGCGGCCAGATGCCCAGCAGTACCTTGTATAACCGTATTTATGGAGAGGGTCGCTGGAAGTTTTCAACCATTTACTCGCTGGCTATCGGCCAGGGCGAAATGCTGATAACGCCTGTGCAGATGGCTAACCTGGCAGCCATTATGGCCAACAAAGGATACTACTTTACCCCGCACCTGGTAAAGGAAATCCGGGGCAGTGAGCAGCAGCCGGCAGTGACCAAACATGAAACAGGTATTAAGCCCGAGTATTTCACATTTGTGCAGGATGCCATGAGCGATGCCATTTACGGCACAGCCCAGCGCGCGGTAATTCCGGGTATAGAATTATGCGGCAAAACCGGCACGGCCCAAAATCCGCACGGGTATGATCACTCGGTATTTATGGCGTTTGCCCCGAAGGATAATCCGAAAATCGCCATTGCGGTGTATGTAGAAAATGCCGGATGGGGCGGCCGGGCCGCAGCCTCCATTGCCAGCCTGATGATTGAACGCTACCTGACCGGTGAGGTGAAACGCCTGGCATTACAGGATTATGTTTTGAAGGGCGACTTTCTGGATAAGGTTACAAAAACACCTTCAACCGAGTAA
- a CDS encoding Rod shape-determining protein MreD has protein sequence MNRFGIFQGVLFFVYLLVQVMLFKNAVFFHTAFCFFYLGYLLRLPVETNHMALMGVGFVMGFLVDLFYDSLGLHTLTCVLIMYLRPYWLSVLTPQGGYDSGAMPGVAQFSVQWFLVYAVPLALLHHSVLFFTEAGGFDYFWLTAGKITASILYTLLVLVMVEVLFAGRKR, from the coding sequence ATGAACCGCTTTGGCATATTTCAGGGTGTATTATTTTTCGTTTACCTGCTGGTACAGGTCATGCTGTTTAAAAATGCCGTGTTCTTTCACACTGCATTTTGTTTTTTCTACCTGGGCTACCTGCTGCGGTTACCCGTAGAAACCAACCACATGGCGCTAATGGGCGTGGGCTTCGTCATGGGCTTTCTGGTCGACCTATTTTACGACAGCCTCGGCCTGCATACCCTGACCTGTGTACTGATAATGTACCTTCGGCCCTACTGGCTTTCGGTTCTTACACCCCAGGGAGGTTATGATTCAGGAGCCATGCCGGGCGTTGCGCAGTTCAGCGTACAGTGGTTCCTTGTTTATGCAGTACCGCTTGCTTTACTTCATCATAGCGTATTGTTCTTTACCGAAGCAGGCGGGTTTGATTATTTTTGGCTGACGGCAGGTAAAATCACAGCTAGTATTCTGTATACGTTGCTTGTGCTGGTAATGGTTGAAGTGCTCTTTGCCGGAAGAAAACGATGA
- the mreC gene encoding rod shape-determining protein MreC, with amino-acid sequence MERIFLFIYQYRAFFTFLVLELVAVWLFLQNNQYQGARFFNSANGVVAAINGFSKNMADYFSLRQTNQALAEENAMLRYELEKRNRQLESKYAAVTDSAVINQYTFVSAKVVNNSVSRFTNFLTINKGSDDGLEPGMAVISQAGVVGKIKVTSRHYSVVTSLLNVDVMVSGVLKRTGHFGTVQWDGTNPDFVLLKYIPRHVKPVRGDTVLTSGYSGVFPEGILIGTVSDVQLSKEAPFNLVTVKLAQDFRRLAWVTVIRNRLLPELDSLELRVPNFQ; translated from the coding sequence ATGGAGCGGATATTTTTATTCATCTATCAATACCGCGCCTTCTTTACTTTTCTTGTACTGGAACTGGTAGCCGTGTGGTTGTTTCTTCAAAACAACCAGTATCAGGGCGCTCGTTTTTTTAACTCGGCAAACGGAGTGGTGGCCGCCATCAACGGGTTTTCGAAAAACATGGCGGATTATTTCAGCCTTCGGCAGACGAACCAGGCGCTTGCGGAAGAAAATGCCATGCTGCGTTACGAGCTTGAAAAGCGAAACCGGCAACTCGAAAGCAAGTATGCCGCTGTTACGGATTCGGCCGTTATTAACCAGTATACTTTTGTGAGTGCAAAAGTGGTAAACAACTCGGTAAGCCGGTTTACCAACTTCCTCACAATAAATAAAGGAAGTGATGATGGCCTGGAGCCGGGTATGGCGGTAATCAGCCAGGCCGGTGTAGTGGGTAAAATAAAAGTAACCAGTCGGCATTACAGTGTTGTTACATCGCTACTCAATGTCGATGTGATGGTGTCGGGGGTGCTAAAGCGCACGGGCCATTTTGGTACCGTACAGTGGGATGGAACCAACCCGGATTTTGTTCTGCTGAAATACATTCCGCGACATGTTAAGCCGGTACGAGGAGATACCGTACTTACCTCAGGATACAGCGGTGTTTTTCCGGAGGGGATATTGATCGGCACCGTATCGGATGTGCAATTAAGCAAAGAGGCACCCTTTAACCTGGTAACAGTAAAACTGGCGCAGGACTTCCGCAGGTTAGCGTGGGTTACGGTAATCCGCAACCGGTTGCTACCTGAATTAGATTCGCTTGAACTTCGTGTACCCAACTTTCAATGA
- a CDS encoding rod shape-determining protein: MALFDFFTSDVAIDLGTANTLIIYKDKIVVDEPSIIAIDKQHNKVLAIGREAMQMHEKTHEHIKTIRPLKEGVIADFQAAEMMIRGLIKMIDTGRRFFPPSYRMVICIPSGITEVEKRAVRDSAEHAGAKEVYMIHEPIAAAIGIGIDIEQPVGNMIVDIGGGTTEVAVIALSGIVSDQSIRVAGDTFNRDILDYMRRQHNLLIGERSAEKVKIEVGSALTELDDGPDDYEIRGRDLMTGIPKTIRISYSEVAFALDKSVSKLEEAVLKALETSPPELSADIYERGIYLTGGGALLRGLDKRLALKTKLPIHVADDPLRAVVRGTGAALKNLHHYRSVLMT, encoded by the coding sequence ATGGCGCTTTTCGATTTCTTCACTTCCGATGTGGCTATAGACCTGGGCACGGCCAACACCCTTATTATATATAAAGACAAAATAGTGGTGGATGAGCCCTCCATTATTGCTATTGACAAACAACACAACAAGGTGTTGGCCATTGGGCGCGAGGCCATGCAAATGCACGAAAAGACCCACGAGCATATTAAAACCATCCGCCCGCTTAAAGAAGGCGTAATTGCCGACTTTCAGGCAGCCGAAATGATGATTCGCGGCCTCATTAAAATGATTGATACCGGCCGCAGGTTCTTTCCGCCATCGTACCGTATGGTCATCTGTATTCCATCGGGTATTACCGAAGTGGAGAAACGGGCCGTGCGCGACAGTGCCGAACATGCCGGTGCAAAAGAAGTGTATATGATACACGAACCCATTGCAGCGGCTATCGGTATCGGCATTGATATTGAGCAGCCTGTTGGCAATATGATTGTGGATATTGGCGGAGGAACCACCGAAGTAGCCGTTATCGCCCTGTCGGGTATTGTGTCCGACCAGTCCATCCGTGTTGCCGGTGATACGTTTAACCGCGACATCCTGGATTACATGCGCAGGCAGCACAACCTGCTGATTGGCGAACGGTCGGCCGAGAAAGTCAAGATTGAAGTGGGCTCTGCGTTAACTGAGTTGGATGATGGGCCCGATGATTACGAAATCCGCGGCCGCGACTTGATGACCGGCATACCAAAAACCATCCGCATATCGTATTCCGAAGTGGCCTTTGCACTCGATAAGTCTGTTTCAAAACTTGAAGAGGCGGTATTAAAAGCCCTGGAAACATCGCCCCCTGAATTATCGGCCGATATTTACGAACGGGGAATTTATTTAACCGGTGGCGGTGCTTTGCTTCGCGGCCTGGACAAACGCCTGGCACTGAAAACCAAGCTACCCATTCATGTGGCTGATGACCCGCTTCGTGCCGTTGTTCGCGGCACCGGTGCTGCGTTAAAAAATCTGCATCACTATCGTTCGGTGCTCATGACGTGA
- the purH gene encoding bifunctional phosphoribosylaminoimidazolecarboxamide formyltransferase/IMP cyclohydrolase gives MQRKITRALISVYHKDNLESIIQLLGKAGVELVSTGGTQQLIEKLGYPVTPVETLTGYPSVFGGRVKTLHPAVFGGILYRREQTEDVKQAAEFGIKPIDLVIVDLYPFEETVAAGGRKDEIIEKIDIGGISLIRGAAKNFNDVLIVASREQYGELARLLRDKNCTSELNDRKHFAALAFDVTSHYDAAIFSWFNSEQQIPSFKKSIRTGRVLRYGENPHQQGRFYGRLEELIEQLHGKELSYNNLVDADAALNLVQEFNNGPAFVIIKHTNACGVATARTVKEAYLKAYQADTTSAFGGVLATNRPVDKEAAEEINKLFFEILIAPGYDAAALELLKSKKNRMILVQKKLLNETKQFKSLLNGVIEQDVDSKTDTVADLIAVTKRAPTGQETNALLFAAKIAKHTKSNTIVLAVDGQLLASGVGQTSRVDALKQAIEKARSFGFDLNGAVMASDAFFPFADCVELAHLAGITAVIQPGGSVRDQDSIDYCDAHHMAMVFTGTRHFKH, from the coding sequence ATGCAGCGAAAAATTACCCGTGCCCTTATTTCTGTTTACCATAAAGATAACCTTGAGTCGATTATTCAGTTGCTCGGTAAAGCGGGCGTTGAGCTGGTATCAACAGGGGGTACACAGCAATTAATTGAAAAACTGGGCTATCCGGTAACACCGGTCGAAACGCTAACCGGTTATCCTTCAGTATTCGGTGGGCGCGTTAAAACCCTGCACCCCGCTGTATTTGGCGGCATTCTGTACAGGCGCGAACAGACGGAAGATGTAAAGCAGGCAGCTGAATTTGGCATCAAGCCGATTGATTTGGTTATTGTTGATCTCTATCCGTTTGAAGAAACCGTTGCTGCAGGCGGCCGCAAAGATGAAATCATCGAGAAAATTGACATCGGTGGCATTTCCCTTATCCGCGGTGCCGCAAAGAATTTCAACGATGTACTTATCGTTGCTTCGCGCGAGCAGTATGGTGAATTGGCACGCCTGCTTCGTGATAAGAATTGTACATCCGAGCTGAACGACCGTAAGCATTTTGCAGCTTTAGCCTTTGATGTTACTTCGCATTACGATGCGGCCATCTTCTCGTGGTTTAATTCAGAGCAGCAAATACCTTCATTCAAGAAAAGCATCCGCACCGGCCGGGTGCTGCGCTACGGAGAAAACCCGCACCAACAGGGCCGTTTTTATGGCCGCCTTGAAGAACTTATCGAACAACTTCACGGCAAGGAATTATCCTATAACAACCTGGTTGATGCAGATGCTGCGCTGAACCTCGTTCAGGAATTTAACAATGGACCAGCCTTTGTAATCATAAAACATACCAATGCCTGCGGAGTGGCCACCGCCAGAACTGTTAAAGAAGCGTACCTGAAGGCCTACCAGGCCGATACCACTTCGGCCTTCGGAGGTGTGCTGGCAACCAACCGGCCGGTGGATAAAGAAGCAGCTGAGGAAATCAATAAACTCTTTTTCGAAATCCTTATAGCGCCCGGCTATGATGCTGCAGCGCTTGAGTTGCTTAAAAGCAAAAAGAACCGGATGATATTGGTGCAGAAAAAACTACTGAACGAAACCAAACAATTCAAAAGTTTGCTCAATGGAGTTATTGAGCAGGACGTGGATTCGAAAACTGACACCGTTGCCGACCTCATAGCTGTAACAAAACGCGCGCCCACCGGGCAGGAAACCAATGCCCTGCTTTTTGCAGCAAAAATTGCCAAGCACACCAAATCAAACACCATTGTGCTGGCAGTTGATGGCCAGTTGCTGGCCAGCGGAGTCGGGCAAACCTCGCGCGTAGATGCACTGAAGCAGGCCATTGAAAAGGCCCGATCGTTTGGGTTTGATTTGAACGGTGCGGTGATGGCATCCGATGCATTCTTTCCGTTTGCTGATTGTGTTGAACTGGCACACCTGGCCGGTATCACGGCCGTTATTCAACCGGGTGGCTCGGTGCGCGACCAGGACTCGATTGATTACTGCGATGCGCACCACATGGCCATGGTGTTTACCGGCACCCGGCACTTTAAGCATTGA
- a CDS encoding DMT family transporter, with protein sequence MSDSARSKAIVLLIVLSLIWGTSFILIKQGLKVFKPDEVGAIRVSAAALFLLPAALYRLKNLRIKHFGKLLLSGMMGIFIPAFLFAVAQTRLDSSVAGILNTLTPIFTMIIGAMLFQQRFRPVAVFGIILGFGGTFMLMLARVGGKVEGINLYALLIVFSCILYGSNLNFIKFKIADLSPMTITSVALLLLGPLALIYLFGFTSFTEKFVQHPGAWAAFGYTVLLGIMSTATATFLFNRLVKISTPLFASSVTYVMPIVAVMWGVLDGERLYAGHFIGMAAIIGGVYLANRR encoded by the coding sequence ATGAGCGACAGCGCAAGGAGTAAAGCCATTGTTTTGCTGATTGTGCTTTCGCTCATCTGGGGTACCTCATTCATTCTAATCAAACAGGGCTTAAAGGTTTTTAAACCGGATGAGGTAGGAGCCATCCGGGTTTCGGCTGCGGCCTTGTTTTTATTGCCGGCAGCGCTTTACCGGCTTAAAAATTTACGGATTAAGCATTTTGGAAAACTGCTGCTCTCGGGGATGATGGGCATTTTCATCCCGGCCTTTCTGTTTGCCGTTGCCCAAACCCGCCTGGATAGCTCCGTTGCCGGCATACTCAATACCCTTACGCCCATCTTTACGATGATTATCGGGGCGATGCTTTTTCAGCAGCGGTTCAGGCCCGTTGCCGTTTTCGGTATTATACTAGGTTTTGGCGGTACGTTTATGCTGATGCTCGCGCGCGTGGGCGGAAAAGTAGAAGGGATAAATCTGTATGCTTTGCTGATTGTTTTCTCCTGCATTCTCTACGGATCGAACCTGAATTTCATCAAGTTCAAAATAGCCGATCTGAGCCCGATGACTATCACCAGCGTGGCCTTGTTGCTGCTGGGTCCTTTAGCACTCATTTACCTTTTTGGTTTCACCAGTTTTACCGAAAAGTTTGTTCAGCATCCGGGTGCCTGGGCAGCGTTTGGCTATACGGTATTGCTGGGTATTATGAGTACGGCCACTGCTACGTTTCTGTTTAACCGCCTGGTAAAAATAAGCACCCCGTTGTTTGCCAGTTCGGTAACCTATGTAATGCCCATTGTGGCTGTAATGTGGGGTGTGCTGGATGGCGAACGGCTTTATGCGGGGCACTTTATTGGCATGGCTGCAATTATTGGTGGCGTTTACCTGGCTAACCGCAGGTAG
- the dusB gene encoding tRNA dihydrouridine synthase DusB produces the protein MVHIGSIEAGEFPLLLAPMEDVSDPPFRAVCKANGADLMYTEFISSEGLIRDAAKSKQKLDVFEYERLIGIQLFGSNIEHMVQSAEIATTANPDLIDINYGCPVKNVACRGAGAALLQDVPKMVRMTEAVVKATHLPVTVKTRLGWDDNTKNILEVAERLQDVGVQALTVHGRTRVQMYKGQADWTLIGKLKENPRLTIPIFGNGDIDSPQKALEYKNRYGVDGLMIGRAAIGYPWIFNEIKHYLAHGEVLPSPDVAERVSVVRSHLEFSIRWKGQRTGVFEMRRHYTNYFKGIPEFKLYRTRLVNAVSVEELFSILDEIVEVFAANEFNPVA, from the coding sequence ATGGTGCACATTGGTTCAATTGAAGCCGGTGAATTTCCGTTGTTGCTTGCCCCGATGGAAGATGTGAGCGATCCGCCCTTTCGTGCCGTGTGCAAGGCCAACGGGGCCGACCTGATGTATACCGAGTTCATTTCGTCCGAGGGTCTCATCCGCGATGCCGCCAAAAGCAAACAAAAACTGGATGTGTTCGAGTACGAGCGGCTCATCGGCATACAGTTGTTTGGCAGTAACATCGAACACATGGTGCAATCTGCTGAAATTGCCACAACTGCTAATCCCGATTTGATCGATATAAACTACGGCTGTCCTGTAAAAAACGTAGCCTGCCGCGGTGCAGGAGCCGCGTTGCTTCAGGATGTACCCAAAATGGTGCGCATGACGGAGGCGGTGGTAAAAGCCACCCACCTGCCGGTTACGGTAAAAACACGCCTGGGCTGGGACGACAACACAAAAAATATTCTGGAAGTAGCCGAACGATTGCAGGATGTAGGCGTGCAGGCGTTAACCGTGCACGGCCGCACGCGTGTGCAGATGTACAAAGGCCAGGCCGACTGGACATTGATTGGAAAACTGAAAGAGAATCCGCGGCTAACCATCCCCATCTTCGGCAATGGTGATATTGATTCGCCACAAAAAGCACTGGAATACAAAAACCGGTATGGCGTGGATGGCCTGATGATTGGGCGGGCGGCCATCGGCTATCCCTGGATTTTTAATGAAATTAAGCATTACCTGGCACATGGCGAGGTACTTCCTTCGCCCGATGTTGCCGAGCGGGTTTCTGTGGTGCGCAGCCATCTTGAATTTTCAATTCGATGGAAGGGCCAGCGAACCGGTGTGTTTGAAATGCGCAGGCATTACACCAACTATTTTAAAGGCATCCCCGAATTTAAACTGTATCGAACACGGTTGGTAAATGCGGTTTCTGTGGAAGAGTTGTTTTCTATTTTAGATGAAATCGTAGAGGTGTTTGCTGCAAATGAGTTTAACCCTGTAGCATGA
- a CDS encoding CPBP family intramembrane metalloprotease, translating into MNTNPISDRHPAASLIYILFVVAIGFLIIGPSLGLLLASPFYDGDLFSEFTGILYNQSNPQLFTALMIVQGTAGIIGLIVLPLLYLNAIEHKSIRVLFRKEANLPMIIIMLTAIGTCFTIAISPVIEWNMNLDFPDFLSGFERWAKQKENELMEVTRFLTTFSSPTDFLIGLFVVAVIPGIGEELVFRGFVQNELHRGTNSIHVAIWVSAFLFSAMHMQFFGFMPRMLLGALFGYLYYWSGNLLIPMLAHFFHNGLTLALLYTYQRGITTLDPESNEAAPLPLVLGCVAAVVGLLYYFRKLYQVNNHPPS; encoded by the coding sequence ATGAACACCAACCCGATTTCAGACCGCCACCCGGCAGCGTCCTTAATTTATATACTTTTCGTTGTGGCTATCGGCTTCCTTATTATTGGTCCATCATTGGGGTTACTTCTTGCGTCACCGTTTTATGATGGCGATTTGTTCAGCGAGTTCACCGGCATTTTATATAATCAATCAAATCCACAACTCTTTACCGCCCTGATGATTGTTCAGGGAACGGCCGGAATCATCGGATTGATTGTGTTGCCGCTGTTGTACCTGAACGCTATTGAACACAAATCTATTCGTGTGTTGTTCCGGAAAGAGGCGAACCTGCCGATGATAATAATTATGCTGACGGCCATCGGCACCTGCTTTACCATTGCCATCTCACCGGTTATTGAATGGAATATGAACCTGGATTTTCCGGATTTCCTCAGCGGATTTGAACGGTGGGCAAAGCAGAAGGAAAATGAATTGATGGAAGTAACACGCTTTCTGACTACCTTCTCATCTCCCACCGACTTCCTTATCGGGTTGTTTGTTGTGGCCGTCATACCGGGTATCGGAGAAGAACTTGTTTTTCGGGGCTTTGTTCAAAACGAACTGCACCGCGGCACCAACAGTATTCACGTTGCCATTTGGGTTTCGGCTTTTTTGTTCAGCGCCATGCACATGCAGTTCTTCGGTTTTATGCCCCGCATGCTGCTGGGCGCCTTGTTCGGTTACCTGTATTATTGGTCGGGCAACCTGCTTATACCCATGCTGGCCCACTTTTTTCATAACGGATTGACGTTGGCGCTCCTATATACTTACCAACGGGGTATAACAACGTTGGACCCGGAGAGCAACGAAGCAGCCCCACTGCCCCTGGTACTGGGTTGTGTAGCGGCAGTTGTTGGACTTTTGTATTATTTCAGAAAACTTTACCAGGTAAATAACCATCCGCCAAGTTGA
- a CDS encoding phosphatidate cytidylyltransferase produces the protein MIQALSRYTNLTQRLITGLAGAAVIITCTVLGEWTYFAVFTIICFFSLLEFYKLAGLDGMIPQKSIGIISGMSVFVLSFLIEQHTLSYRYYYLLFPFISITYLIKLYKKSEKKPFTNIAFTFLGIFYVAVPIALLNHAVFEAGYYNYEIILGSLLILWASDSGAYFAGTRFGKHKLFERISPKKSWEGFWGGALLAAVMTFVLSLYFTSLTIVDWLVIGLIIIIGGTFGDLVESLLKRSIEIKDSGTSLPGHGGFLDRFDGLLISAPFIAAYLEVF, from the coding sequence TTGATACAGGCCCTATCCCGATACACCAACCTTACCCAACGGCTGATTACCGGCCTGGCCGGTGCAGCGGTTATCATTACCTGCACTGTTTTAGGTGAGTGGACTTACTTTGCGGTGTTTACCATCATCTGTTTTTTTTCACTGCTTGAGTTTTACAAGCTGGCCGGGCTTGACGGCATGATTCCCCAAAAATCAATCGGCATCATCAGCGGCATGTCGGTTTTTGTTCTATCATTTCTTATTGAACAGCATACGCTGAGCTACCGGTATTACTACCTGCTGTTTCCGTTTATTTCAATAACCTATCTGATTAAACTGTATAAGAAATCGGAAAAAAAACCATTCACCAACATCGCCTTTACTTTTCTGGGTATTTTTTACGTGGCCGTACCGATTGCTTTGCTGAATCATGCCGTATTTGAAGCCGGGTATTACAACTACGAAATCATATTGGGTTCGTTGCTGATATTGTGGGCCAGCGACTCAGGAGCATATTTTGCCGGAACCAGGTTTGGAAAACACAAACTATTTGAGCGCATCTCGCCAAAAAAATCGTGGGAAGGTTTCTGGGGCGGGGCCTTGCTGGCAGCGGTAATGACTTTTGTGCTGAGTTTATACTTTACGTCACTGACTATTGTTGACTGGCTCGTAATAGGCCTGATCATCATTATTGGCGGCACGTTTGGCGACCTGGTGGAGTCGTTGTTGAAACGGAGCATCGAAATAAAAGATTCCGGTACCAGCCTGCCCGGGCATGGCGGCTTTTTAGACCGGTTTGACGGCCTGCTCATTTCAGCACCTTTTATTGCCGCTTACCTGGAGGTTTTCTGA
- a CDS encoding Glu/Leu/Phe/Val dehydrogenase — protein sequence MAYVEPAPLTNKENPFEAMMSRFHVASQKLGLEEEVYNVLKSPTKQVIVSLPITMDDGSIRVFEGYRVVHSNILGPSKGGIRYDPHVNLDEVKALAAWMTWKCAVVDIPYGGAKGGITCNPREMSAGEIERLTRAYTSAMIDIFGPDRDIPAPDMGTGPREMAWLMDEYSKTQGMTVNAVVTGKPIVLGGSLGRTEATGRGVMVSTLAAMEKMKINPYKATCAVQGFGNVGSWAARLLAERGLIVQAISDVSAAYYNEKGIDVEAAVKHSQANKGSLTGFTGGEKINRDDILTLPVDVLVPAATEDVITATNAPHIKAKLIVEGANGPTSSKADSIIHEKGIAVVPDILANAGGVTVSYFEWVQNRLGYKWEAERVNRRSDRIMKDAFQNVYKTAMEYKVSMRIAAYMVAIDKVAKTYKYRGGF from the coding sequence ATGGCATACGTTGAACCGGCTCCTTTAACCAACAAGGAGAATCCGTTTGAGGCGATGATGTCGAGATTCCATGTAGCCTCGCAAAAACTGGGACTCGAAGAAGAAGTTTACAATGTACTCAAATCACCCACCAAACAGGTAATTGTTTCACTGCCCATTACCATGGATGATGGCAGCATCCGGGTGTTTGAAGGATACCGCGTTGTTCACTCCAACATTTTAGGTCCTTCAAAAGGAGGAATCCGCTACGATCCGCATGTAAACCTGGATGAAGTAAAAGCCTTAGCCGCCTGGATGACCTGGAAATGTGCCGTGGTGGATATCCCCTATGGCGGAGCCAAAGGCGGCATTACCTGCAACCCGCGCGAAATGTCGGCCGGTGAAATTGAACGCCTTACCCGCGCGTACACCAGCGCGATGATCGATATCTTCGGCCCTGACCGCGACATCCCAGCACCTGACATGGGTACAGGCCCGCGCGAAATGGCCTGGCTGATGGACGAATATTCAAAAACGCAGGGCATGACTGTAAACGCAGTAGTTACCGGAAAGCCAATTGTACTGGGCGGTTCGCTTGGCCGCACCGAGGCTACCGGCCGCGGAGTGATGGTAAGCACACTTGCCGCCATGGAAAAAATGAAGATCAATCCGTACAAAGCCACCTGTGCCGTGCAGGGCTTTGGCAATGTAGGCTCATGGGCCGCCCGGCTGCTGGCCGAACGGGGCCTGATTGTGCAGGCCATCAGCGATGTGTCGGCAGCGTACTATAATGAAAAAGGCATTGATGTTGAGGCTGCCGTAAAACACAGCCAGGCCAATAAAGGATCATTAACCGGATTTACCGGTGGTGAAAAGATAAACCGCGATGACATTCTTACCCTGCCGGTGGATGTGCTGGTGCCGGCCGCTACCGAAGACGTGATTACCGCAACAAACGCTCCACACATTAAAGCCAAACTGATTGTAGAAGGAGCCAACGGCCCGACCTCTTCTAAAGCCGACAGCATTATTCATGAAAAAGGTATTGCCGTAGTGCCGGATATCCTGGCCAATGCCGGTGGTGTTACCGTATCGTATTTTGAGTGGGTACAAAACCGACTGGGCTATAAATGGGAGGCCGAACGCGTGAACCGCAGAAGCGACCGCATTATGAAAGATGCCTTTCAGAATGTTTACAAAACCGCTATGGAATATAAGGTGTCGATGCGCATTGCAGCCTACATGGTGGCCATTGATAAGGTAGCCAAAACCTATAAGTACCGGGGTGGATTCTAA